A genomic segment from Arcobacter acticola encodes:
- a CDS encoding lytic transglycosylase domain-containing protein produces the protein MNKIIILIFFLINTLWASIGTNEDLKVLKNLGLESSFISDSELVDIFNEYSSKSKISYYRNILKKSSLNAQVVRTEIDNENLPEAIFFIPMIETSFVNHVRGKNSPAGLWQIMPATGKHLKLRNDEFIDERLDLIKSTDAASSYLKRYYNKFDKWYLSILAYNCGEGRVIEGLTRASLDMYIENNPNRSTQILKSYQRVLDDYRRTKNGVSKVYGVYGELQSLEVPFSLEYLIKHNKERDYLPESSLSYLKKVAVFSMLSSRDLFENINRAPYRLEKVKAPKNIQLKSIASAINMNSSEFLNINKHIRKQVLPKDSRNYNIYIPKSKLEIYNKNIANIKPVIDKKVKEVKKDKNVNTKKNKDEKKIVKDTKKKALVYIVKKGDSFESIAKAYKISVKKLKSDNNKKSNLVNIGDKIEIYK, from the coding sequence TTGAATAAAATCATAATATTAATATTTTTTTTAATAAATACTCTTTGGGCAAGCATTGGTACAAATGAGGACTTAAAAGTTTTAAAAAACTTAGGACTTGAATCTTCATTTATCTCAGATAGTGAGCTAGTTGATATATTCAACGAGTATTCTTCTAAAAGTAAAATTAGTTATTATCGGAATATTTTAAAAAAATCTTCATTAAATGCACAAGTTGTAAGAACTGAAATTGATAATGAAAATCTTCCAGAAGCTATATTCTTTATTCCCATGATTGAAACTAGTTTTGTAAATCATGTTAGAGGGAAGAACTCTCCAGCAGGCCTTTGGCAAATCATGCCAGCTACTGGGAAACATTTAAAATTAAGAAATGATGAATTTATTGATGAAAGATTGGATTTAATTAAATCAACTGATGCAGCTAGTTCTTATTTGAAAAGATATTATAATAAATTTGATAAATGGTATTTATCTATTTTAGCTTATAACTGCGGTGAGGGTAGAGTTATTGAAGGACTTACAAGAGCTTCTTTAGATATGTATATTGAAAATAATCCAAATAGAAGTACTCAGATTTTGAAAAGTTATCAAAGGGTACTTGATGATTATAGAAGAACTAAAAATGGAGTTTCAAAAGTTTATGGCGTTTATGGTGAGTTACAAAGTTTAGAAGTTCCTTTTAGTTTAGAATATTTAATTAAACATAATAAAGAAAGAGATTATCTACCTGAGTCAAGTTTATCTTATCTAAAAAAAGTTGCTGTTTTTTCAATGCTTTCAAGTAGAGATTTATTTGAAAATATAAATAGAGCACCTTATAGATTAGAAAAAGTAAAAGCACCAAAAAATATACAGCTAAAATCAATTGCAAGTGCTATAAATATGAATTCAAGTGAGTTTTTAAATATAAATAAACATATACGAAAACAAGTTTTACCAAAAGATTCTAGGAATTATAATATTTATATTCCAAAGAGTAAATTAGAAATCTATAATAAAAATATTGCTAATATAAAGCCAGTTATTGATAAAAAAGTTAAAGAAGTTAAAAAAGATAAGAATGTTAATACTAAAAAAAATAAAGATGAAAAAAAGATTGTAAAAGATACAAAAAAGAAAGCCTTGGTTTACATAGTAAAAAAAGGAGATTCTTTTGAATCAATTGCAAAAGCTTATAAAATAAGTGTAAAAAAACTTAAATCTGATAATAACAAGAAATCAAATTTAGTAAATATAGGAGATAAAATTGAGATTTATAAATAG
- a CDS encoding septal ring lytic transglycosylase RlpA family protein has protein sequence MRFINRNFKNSILLSLLLSLLFFTGCSQKSGDVDYSFYKDTKNSKINNSKEMHKYTMRPYSVFGITYYPFVAKIGDDFDGIASWYGPDFHSKKTSNGEIYDMYDMTAAHKTLPMNTVVKVENLENGKTIIVRINDRGPFVKGRIIDLSNKAAHEIDMVRRGTAKVKVSVLGYNGEIDNRNAPTIEIPSTQVASNNIGKEIEPGIDTLEPLEIKEDNIKTTSVPVSASRSDISTTSSAKITRPSNTSSSASFSSGNYNLQVGAFSLESGAIKVKSDYQKKFRKNKVEVQKVFVNGKTLNKVFVRGFSSYENAQEFKNANGLDNAVISND, from the coding sequence TTGAGATTTATAAATAGAAATTTTAAAAATAGTATATTATTAAGTTTATTATTGAGTCTATTATTCTTTACAGGATGTTCTCAAAAAAGTGGTGATGTAGATTATAGTTTTTATAAAGATACTAAAAACTCAAAAATTAATAATTCAAAAGAAATGCATAAATACACTATGAGACCTTATAGTGTATTTGGTATTACTTATTATCCTTTTGTTGCAAAAATTGGTGATGATTTTGATGGTATTGCTTCTTGGTATGGTCCAGATTTCCACTCTAAGAAGACTTCAAATGGAGAAATTTATGACATGTATGATATGACAGCTGCTCATAAAACATTACCTATGAATACAGTTGTAAAAGTAGAGAATTTAGAAAATGGTAAAACAATAATTGTTCGAATCAATGATAGAGGACCTTTTGTAAAAGGCAGAATAATTGATTTATCAAATAAAGCAGCTCATGAAATTGATATGGTAAGACGAGGAACGGCGAAAGTAAAAGTTTCAGTTTTAGGGTATAATGGGGAAATTGATAATAGAAATGCACCTACTATAGAAATTCCAAGTACTCAAGTGGCAAGTAATAATATTGGAAAAGAAATAGAACCAGGTATTGATACATTAGAACCTTTAGAAATAAAAGAAGATAATATTAAAACTACTTCTGTTCCTGTTAGTGCTTCACGAAGTGATATAAGTACAACTTCAAGCGCTAAAATTACAAGACCAAGTAATACATCTTCTAGTGCATCTTTTTCATCAGGAAACTATAATCTTCAAGTTGGAGCATTTAGTCTTGAATCAGGTGCAATAAAAGTTAAAAGCGATTATCAAAAGAAATTTAGAAAAAATAAAGTAGAAGTACAAAAAGTATTTGTAAATGGAAAAACTTTAAACAAAGTATTTGTAAGAGGTTTTAGTTCTTATGAAAATGCACAAGAGTTTAAAAATGCAAATGGTTTAGATAATGCAGTTATAAGTAATGATTAG
- the hisB gene encoding imidazoleglycerol-phosphate dehydratase HisB encodes MIEVNRKTKETDIKCKIDINGCGKSVINTGVGFFDHMLEALSKHSGIDIELSCAGDLHIDAHHTVEDCGIVLGQSLKKAIFPIQAVERYGNATVVMDEAATTCALDLSNRPYLVYEVNVSGKVGDFDVELAEEFFHALAGNAGLTVHIIQDRGRNKHHILEASFKAFAVALRRALVKNERLGIPSTKGIL; translated from the coding sequence ATGATTGAAGTTAATAGAAAAACAAAAGAAACAGATATTAAGTGTAAAATTGATATTAATGGTTGTGGAAAATCAGTTATTAATACAGGTGTAGGATTTTTTGATCATATGCTTGAAGCTTTGTCTAAACACAGTGGTATTGATATAGAATTATCTTGTGCTGGTGATTTACACATCGATGCTCATCATACTGTAGAAGATTGTGGAATTGTTTTAGGACAATCTTTAAAAAAAGCTATATTCCCAATTCAAGCAGTTGAAAGATATGGAAATGCAACTGTTGTTATGGACGAAGCAGCAACTACTTGTGCCTTAGATTTATCAAATAGACCATATTTAGTTTATGAAGTAAATGTAAGTGGAAAAGTAGGTGACTTTGATGTTGAATTAGCTGAAGAGTTTTTTCATGCACTTGCTGGAAATGCTGGATTAACTGTACATATTATACAAGATAGAGGAAGAAATAAACATCATATTTTAGAAGCTAGTTTTAAAGCATTTGCTGTTGCTCTTAGAAGAGCATTAGTTAAAAATGAAAGATTAGGAATTCCAAGTACT